The following proteins are co-located in the Purpureocillium takamizusanense chromosome 10, complete sequence genome:
- a CDS encoding uncharacterized protein (CAZy:AA7~EggNog:ENOG503P06I~COG:C), which produces MGNGQSTPLQQCLSTVCNGRLGCVAFPSDALYQAAWVKPYNLDVPVTPIAVFKPSTAEDVSGAIKCAVKSNVHVQAKSGGHSYANFGLGGEDGELMIDLVNLKDFHMDRASWQATFGAGYRLGDLDKKLQQNGNRAIAHGTCPGVGIGGHATIGGLGPMSRMWGSALDHVLSVQVVTADGSIKNASERENSDLFWALRGAGASFGVITRFTVKTHPAPGSVVQYTYKISFGSQADMAPVYAKWQALAGDPKLDRRFSTLFIAEPLGALITGTFYGTKAEYEATGIAGRLPTGGKLDLKLLDWLGSLGHIAEVVGLTLGEIPSSFYGKSLALREEDMLDRTSIDGLFRYMGEADAGTLLWFVIFNSEGGAMADTPEAATAYPHRDKLIMYQSYVIGVPALSKATREFADGVHDRVRMGAPKANSTYAGYIDRTLGREAAQEFYWGAQLPRLREVKKVWDPKDVFHNPQSVDPAE; this is translated from the exons ATGGGCAACGGGCAGAGCACGCCCCTGCAGCAGTGCCTCAGCACCGTCTGTAATGGGCGCCTCGGCTGCGTCGCCTTCCCCTCGGACGCGCTGTACCAGGCCGCCTGGGTCAAGCCGTATAACCTCGACGTGCCGGTGACGCCCATTGCCGTCTTCAAGCCCagcacggccgaggacgtctCCGGCGCCATCAAGTGCGCCGTCAAGAGCAATGTCCACGTGCAGGCCAAGTCCGGGGGGCACTCGTATGC CAACTTtgggcttggcggcgaggacggcgagctcatgatcgacctcgtcaacctcAAGGACTTTCACATGGACAGGGCGTCGTGGCAGGCGACGTTTGGCGCGGGAtaccgcctcggcgacctcgacaagAAGCTGCAGCAAAACGGGAACCGAGCCATAGCCCACGGCACCTGTCCCGGggtgggcatcggcggccacgccACGATT gGCGGTCTCGGTCCCATGTCCCGCATGTGGGGAAGCGCGCTCGACCACGTCCTCTCGGTACAGGTGGTGACGGCCGACGGTTCCATCAAGAACGCGAGCGAGAGGGAGAACTCGGATCTCTTCTGGGCGCtacggggggcgggggcgtcgtTTGGCGTCATCACACGGTTCACGGTCAAGACGCacccggcgccgggctcggtGGTGCAATACACGTACAAGATATCGTTTGGATCGCAGGCGGACATGGCGCCCGTGTATGCCAAGtggcaggcgctggcgggcgacccCAAGCTGGACCGGCGCTTCTCGACGCTCTTCATCGCGGAGCCGCTCGGGGCGCTCATCACGGGCACCTTTTACGGGACCAAGGCCGAGTACGAGGCGACGGGCATCGCGGGACGGCTGCCCACGGGCGGCAAGCTGGACCTGAAGCTGCTGGACTGGCTGGGCAGCCTGGGCCACATCGCCGAGGTGGTCGGGCTGACGCTGGGGGAGATACCGTCGTCGTTTTACGGCAagtcgctggcgctgcgcgaggaggacATGCTGGACCGGACGAGCATCGACGGGCTCTTCCGGTACATGGGGGAGGCGGACGCGGGGACGCTGCTGTGGTTCGTCATCTTCAACtcggagggcggcgccatggcggacacgcccgaggccgccacggcgTACCCGCACCGCGACAAGCTCATCATGTACCAGTCGTACGTGATTGGCGTGCCGGCCCTGTCCAAGGCGACGCGCGAgttcgccgacggcgtgcaCGACCGCGTGCGCATGGGCGCGCCCAAAGCCAACTCGACGTACGCCGGCTACATTGACCGGACGCtggggcgcgaggcggcgcaggagtTTTACTGGGGCGCCCAActgccgcggctgcgcgagGTGAAGAAGGTGTGGGATCCGAAGGATGTGTTTCACAACCCGCAGAGCGTGGACCCGGCCGAGTAG
- a CDS encoding uncharacterized protein (SECRETED:SignalP(1-19~SECRETED:cutsite=VVA-AG~SECRETED:prob=0.3012)~EggNog:ENOG503Q0A4~TransMembrane:7 (n3-14c19/20o117-136i151-173o193-217i229-246o280-300i312-332o352-375i)~COG:S): protein MLTSALVLVAAPMLGVVVAAGGNSAWTEHEALSHLVAPRDSSLVNVTRGVPACALDCLSSPCDLADEACLCDSISSKQVMDCSLAACTFAEAISARRVVEVACGASTTRTRVGTFNYINVGLGMATGGIALARLVFKRFVSSARCFTPDDWVILATLPVGLASVLLLSLGLTANGLGRDIWTLSPEGMVAFGLFFYLAEIMYIALMAMVKLALSLFYLAIFPGAGVRRMLWATAAFQVVFGLAFVIKDAVQCTKPDFYWKRFDLDSDPRGTCINVHASGWVNAVLGVAIDIWLLAIPIFQLRKLQLERRKKVVAGIMFLTGALVTLISILRLNSLKTFANTTNPTWDQWLLVLWSTIEINTGIICTSLPAVRLMLLRLFPRMLGTITSSMSKSRTHHESASGETAAAAAGNNDDTGHEMMNPPGSSAGASDHTHVSTLTLLPPLNVTKVDSRSPLFQDVKSTDVKSSTGAEVRRVR from the exons ATGCTGACCTCGGCGCTCGttctcgtggcggcgccgatgctgggcgtcgtcgtcgccgccggcgggaaCTCTGCTTGGACGGAACATGAAGCACTGTCACATCTGGTGGCACCGCGAGACTCTTCCCTAGTCAACGTCACGAGGGGTGTTCCGGCATGTGCG CTTGACTGCCTATCCTCGCCGtgcgacctcgccgacgaggcgtgtCTTTGCGACAGCATCTCGAGCAAACAGGTCATGGACTGttccttggccgcctgcacCTTTGCCGAAGCAATAT CTGCCCGGAGAGTCGTCGAAGTCGCCTGCGGCGCGTCCACAACGCGCACCCGCGTCGGCACGTTCAACTACATCAACGTCGGGCTCGGcatggccacgggcggcatagccctcgcgcgcctcgtcttcaAGCGCTTCGTCAGCTCCGCCCGCTGCTTCACCCCGGACGACTGGGTCATCCTCGCGACGCTGCCCGTCGGCCTGGCCAGCGTGCTGCTCCTCTCGCTGGGGCTCACGGCCAACGGCCTGGGGCGGGACATATGGACGCTGAGCCCCGAGGGCATGGTGGCCTTTGGCCTGTTCTTCTACCTGGCTGAGATCATGTACATTGCGCTCATGGCCATGGTGAAGCTGGCGCTGTCGCTCTTCTACCTGGCCATCttccccggcgccggcgtgcgCCGCATGCtgtgggcgacggccgcgttcCAGGTCGTCTTCGGGCTGGCGTTTGTGATCAAGGACGCGGTGCAGTGCACCAAGCCCGACTTTTACTGGAAGAGGTTCGACCTCGATTCGGATCCAAGGGGCACCTGCATCAACGTGCATGCGTCGGGCTGGGTGAATGCCGTTCTCGGCGTTGCCATTGACATTTGGCTGCTGGCGATACCCATCTTTCAGCTGCGCAAGCTGCAACTGGAGAGGAGGAAAAAGGTCGTGGCGGGAATCATGTTTCTCACAGGCGCGTT GGTGACGCTCATATCGATCCTCCGACTCAACTCCCTCAAGACGTTTGCCAACACGACGAACCCGACGTGGGACCAGTGGCTGCTGGTCCTGTGGTCCACCATCGAGATCAACACGGGCATCATCTGCACcagcctgcccgccgtgcgcctcatgctgctgcggctgttCCCACGGATGCTCGGGACCATCacgtcgtccatgtccaaGTCGCGGACGCATCACGAGTCGGCGTCtggagagacggcggcggcggcggcgggcaacaacgacgacaccggCCACGAGATGATGAACCCCCCAGGATCCTCGGCCGGGGCCAGCGACCACACGCACGTCTcgacgctgacgctgctTCCACCGCTCAACGTGACAAAGGTCGACTCTCGCAGTCCGTTGTTTCAGGACGTCAAGTCCACAGATGTCAAGTCGTCTACCGGGGCCGAAGTACGGAGGGTACGGTAG
- a CDS encoding uncharacterized protein (SECRETED:SignalP(1-19~SECRETED:cutsite=VVA-AG~SECRETED:prob=0.3012)~EggNog:ENOG503Q0A4~COG:S~TransMembrane:5 (n3-14c19/20o117-136i151-173o193-217i229-246o280-301i)) produces the protein MSFAQLDCLSSPCDLADEACLCDSISSKQVMDCSLAACTFAEAISARRVVEVACGASTTRTRVGTFNYINVGLGMATGGIALARLVFKRFVSSARCFTPDDWVILATLPVGLASVLLLSLGLTANGLGRDIWTLSPEGMVAFGLFFYLAEIMYIALMAMVKLALSLFYLAIFPGAGVRRMLWATAAFQVVFGLAFVIKDAVQCTKPDFYWKRFDLDSDPRGTCINVHASGWVNAVLGVAIDIWLLAIPIFQLRKLQLERRKKVVAGIMFLTGALVTLISILRLNSLKTFANTTNPTWDQWLLVLWSTIEINTGIICTSLPAVRLMLLRLFPRMLGTITSSMSKSRTHHESASGETAAAAAGNNDDTGHEMMNPPGSSAGASDHTHVSTLTLLPPLNVTKVDSRSPLFQDVKSTDVKSSTGAEVRRVR, from the exons ATGTCGTTTGCGCAGCTTGACTGCCTATCCTCGCCGtgcgacctcgccgacgaggcgtgtCTTTGCGACAGCATCTCGAGCAAACAGGTCATGGACTGttccttggccgcctgcacCTTTGCCGAAGCAATAT CTGCCCGGAGAGTCGTCGAAGTCGCCTGCGGCGCGTCCACAACGCGCACCCGCGTCGGCACGTTCAACTACATCAACGTCGGGCTCGGcatggccacgggcggcatagccctcgcgcgcctcgtcttcaAGCGCTTCGTCAGCTCCGCCCGCTGCTTCACCCCGGACGACTGGGTCATCCTCGCGACGCTGCCCGTCGGCCTGGCCAGCGTGCTGCTCCTCTCGCTGGGGCTCACGGCCAACGGCCTGGGGCGGGACATATGGACGCTGAGCCCCGAGGGCATGGTGGCCTTTGGCCTGTTCTTCTACCTGGCTGAGATCATGTACATTGCGCTCATGGCCATGGTGAAGCTGGCGCTGTCGCTCTTCTACCTGGCCATCttccccggcgccggcgtgcgCCGCATGCtgtgggcgacggccgcgttcCAGGTCGTCTTCGGGCTGGCGTTTGTGATCAAGGACGCGGTGCAGTGCACCAAGCCCGACTTTTACTGGAAGAGGTTCGACCTCGATTCGGATCCAAGGGGCACCTGCATCAACGTGCATGCGTCGGGCTGGGTGAATGCCGTTCTCGGCGTTGCCATTGACATTTGGCTGCTGGCGATACCCATCTTTCAGCTGCGCAAGCTGCAACTGGAGAGGAGGAAAAAGGTCGTGGCGGGAATCATGTTTCTCACAGGCGCGTT GGTGACGCTCATATCGATCCTCCGACTCAACTCCCTCAAGACGTTTGCCAACACGACGAACCCGACGTGGGACCAGTGGCTGCTGGTCCTGTGGTCCACCATCGAGATCAACACGGGCATCATCTGCACcagcctgcccgccgtgcgcctcatgctgctgcggctgttCCCACGGATGCTCGGGACCATCacgtcgtccatgtccaaGTCGCGGACGCATCACGAGTCGGCGTCtggagagacggcggcggcggcggcgggcaacaacgacgacaccggCCACGAGATGATGAACCCCCCAGGATCCTCGGCCGGGGCCAGCGACCACACGCACGTCTcgacgctgacgctgctTCCACCGCTCAACGTGACAAAGGTCGACTCTCGCAGTCCGTTGTTTCAGGACGTCAAGTCCACAGATGTCAAGTCGTCTACCGGGGCCGAAGTACGGAGGGTACGGTAG
- a CDS encoding uncharacterized protein (TransMembrane:7 (o68-87i102-124o144-168i180-197o231-251i263-283o303-326i)~EggNog:ENOG503Q0A4~COG:S): MLTSALVLVAAPMLGVVVAAGGNSAWTEHEALSHLVAPRDSSLVNVTRGVPACALDCLSSPCDLADEACLCDSISSKQVMDCSLAACTFAEAISARRVVEVACGASTTRTRVGTFNYINVGLGMATGGIALARLVFKRFVSSARCFTPDDWVILATLPVGLASVLLLSLGLTANGLGRDIWTLSPEGMVAFGLFFYLAEIMYIALMAMVKLALSLFYLAIFPGAGVRRMLWATAAFQVVFGLAFVIKDAVQCTKPDFYWKRFDLDSDPRGTCINVHASGWVNAVLGVAIDIWLLAIPIFQLRKLQLERRKKVVAGIMFLTGAL, from the exons ATGCTGACCTCGGCGCTCGttctcgtggcggcgccgatgctgggcgtcgtcgtcgccgccggcgggaaCTCTGCTTGGACGGAACATGAAGCACTGTCACATCTGGTGGCACCGCGAGACTCTTCCCTAGTCAACGTCACGAGGGGTGTTCCGGCATGTGCG CTTGACTGCCTATCCTCGCCGtgcgacctcgccgacgaggcgtgtCTTTGCGACAGCATCTCGAGCAAACAGGTCATGGACTGttccttggccgcctgcacCTTTGCCGAAGCAATAT CTGCCCGGAGAGTCGTCGAAGTCGCCTGCGGCGCGTCCACAACGCGCACCCGCGTCGGCACGTTCAACTACATCAACGTCGGGCTCGGcatggccacgggcggcatagccctcgcgcgcctcgtcttcaAGCGCTTCGTCAGCTCCGCCCGCTGCTTCACCCCGGACGACTGGGTCATCCTCGCGACGCTGCCCGTCGGCCTGGCCAGCGTGCTGCTCCTCTCGCTGGGGCTCACGGCCAACGGCCTGGGGCGGGACATATGGACGCTGAGCCCCGAGGGCATGGTGGCCTTTGGCCTGTTCTTCTACCTGGCTGAGATCATGTACATTGCGCTCATGGCCATGGTGAAGCTGGCGCTGTCGCTCTTCTACCTGGCCATCttccccggcgccggcgtgcgCCGCATGCtgtgggcgacggccgcgttcCAGGTCGTCTTCGGGCTGGCGTTTGTGATCAAGGACGCGGTGCAGTGCACCAAGCCCGACTTTTACTGGAAGAGGTTCGACCTCGATTCGGATCCAAGGGGCACCTGCATCAACGTGCATGCGTCGGGCTGGGTGAATGCCGTTCTCGGCGTTGCCATTGACATTTGGCTGCTGGCGATACCCATCTTTCAGCTGCGCAAGCTGCAACTGGAGAGGAGGAAAAAGGTCGTGGCGGGAATCATGTTTCTCACAGGCGCGTTGTAA
- the cat1 gene encoding Catalase (EggNog:ENOG503NUEX~COG:Q) → MSPDGGRLVIKCRRPGRWRAKTQDRDTAQSVVIILGNRKMAQYVKSAVMGSQDVKAQNLARDTVEPTKDTRITSDFGTKQSNTDDWLKVNGKDKTGPMLLEDGFGREKIHRFDHERIPERVVHARGAGAFGTFRLHESAADVTSAGILTDTSRSTPLFVRFSTVLGSRGSADTVRDVRGFAVKMYTDEGNWDIVGNNMPVFFIQDAIKFPDLIHAGKPEPHNEVPQAQSAHNNFWDFVYGHSEATHMYMWTMSDRAIPRSYRMMQGFGVNTYTLINDGGERHFVKFHFTPELGVHSLVWDEAFKIAGQDPDFHRKDLIEAIDNGVFPRWKFGIQTIPESREHDFDFDVLDATKLWPEDLVPVRCIGELELNRNVDEYFTQTEQIAFCTSHIVPGIGFSDDPLLQGRNFSYLDTQLSRLGINWQELPINKPVCPVMNFNRDGAMRHTTSKGKVNYWPNRFDAQPPATEAEGGYVDYPQQVAGIKERARSAKFRDHVSQAQLFFNSLNEVERSHLIAALSFELDHCDEAIVYERLTQRLADIDLGLAQTVADMVGGKKPEKAGRQNHGRKAKGLSQADFAPEKPTIASRRIAIIIADGYDGGAFKAMLSALEAAKATPVIIGTRRSLIFAAGEDASSSSSGGMTGVTPDHHLEGQRSTMFDALFIPGGSKSTETLLKSGRAMHWVREAFGHLKTVAATGEAVALLEKAFQLPGVTISSGAEAVESYGVVTLKDVKPEGLGEVVGAAKNAKGFLDKFVTSVAQHRCFQRELDGLSTQVAY, encoded by the exons ATGTCAccagacggcgggcgacttgTTATAAAATGcaggcggccggggcggtggCGCGCAAAGACGCAGGATAGGGATACCGCTCAGTCCGTCGTAATCATTTTAGGCAACAGAAAGATGGCCCAGTACGTCAAATCTGCAGTCATGGGTTCCCAGGACGTCAAGGCGCAAAATCTGGCCAGGGACACCGTCGAGCCGACCAAGGACACGCGCATCACGTCCGACTTTGGCACCAAGCAAAGCAACACGGATGACTGGCTCAAGGTCAacggcaaggacaagacgggGCCGatgctcctcgaggacgggTTTGGTCGCGAAAAG ATCCATCGCTTCGACCATGAACGCATCCCAGAGCGCGTCgtccacgcccgcggcgccggcgcctttGGCACGTTCCGCCTGCAcgagtcggccgccgacgtgacGAGCGCGGGCATCCTCACCGACACGTCgcggtcgacgccgctcTTCGTGCGCTTCTCGACGGTGCTGGGCAGCCGCGGGTCGGCCGACACGGTGCGCGACGTGCGCGGGTTCGCCGTCAAGATGTACACGGACGAGGGCAACTGGGACATTGTGGGCAACAACatgcccgtcttcttcatccagGACGCCATCAAGTTCCCCGACCTCATCCACGCGGGCAAGCCGGAGCCGCACAACGAGGTGCCGCAGGCGCAGTCGGCGCACAACAACTTCTGGGACTTCGTGTACGGGCACTCCGAGGCCACGCACATGTACATGTGGACCATGTCGGACCGCGCCATCCCGCGCTCCTACCGCATGATGCAGGGCTTCGGCGTCAACACGTACACGCTCATCAACGACGGGGGCGAGCGGCACTTTGTCAAGTTCCACTTCACCCCGGAGCTCGGCGTCCACTCGCTCGTCTGGGACGAGGCCTTCAAGATCGCGGGCCAGGACCCCGACTTCCACCGCAAGGACCtcatcgaggccatcgacaaCGGCGTCTTCCCCAGGTGGAAGTTTGGCATCCAGACCATCCCCGAGTCGCGCGAGCACGACTTCGACTttgacgtcctcgacgccacaAAGCTCTGGCCCGAGGACCTCGTCCCCGTGCGCTGcatcggcgagctcgagctcaACCGCAACGTCGACGAGTACTTTACCCAGACGGAGCAAATCGCCTTTTGCACCAGCCACATCGTGCCCGGCATCGGCTTCTCCGACGACcccctgctgcagggccgcAACTTTTCCTACCTCGACACGCAGCTCAGCCGCCTCGGCATCAACTGGCAGGAGCTGCCCATCAACAAGCCCGTCTGCCCCGTCATGAACTTTaaccgcgacggcgccatgcGGCACACCACCTCCAAGGGCAAGGTCAACTACTGGCCGAACCGCTTCGacgcccagccgcccgctaccgaggccgagggcggctaCGTCGACTACCCGCAACAGGTGGCCGGCATCAAGGAGCGCGCCAGGAGCGCCAAGTTCAGGGACCACGTCTCCCAAGCGCAGCTCTTCTTCAACTCCCTCAACGAGGTCGAGAGGAGCcacctcatcgccgccctgtcCTTTGAACTTGACCActgcgacgaggccatcgtgTACGAGCGCCTGACGCAGCggctcgccgacatcgacctgggcctcgcgcagaccgtcgccgacatggtcggcggcaagaagcccGAAAAGGCCGGCAGGCAGAACCACGGacgcaaggccaagggcctgAGCCAGGCCGATTTTGCGCCCGAGAAGCCGACCATTGCGTcgcgccgcatcgccatcatcatcgccgacgggTACGACGGCGGGGCCTTTAAAGCCATGCTGagcgccctcgaggccgccaaggcgacgcccgtcatcatcggcacGCGGCGCTCCCTTATcttcgcggcgggcgaggacgcctcctcctcctcctccggcggcATGACAGGCGTGACGCCCGACCACCACCTCGAAGGACAGCGGAGCACCATGTTCGACGCGCTCTTCATCCCAGGCGGGAGCAAGTCGACGGAGACGCTGCTCAAGAGCGGCCGCGCCATGCACTGGGTGCGCGAGGCGTTTGGGCACCTcaagacggtggcggcgacgggcgaggccgtggccctACTCGAAAAGGCCTTCCAGCTGCCGGGCGTGACCATCTcctcgggcgccgaggccgtcgagagCTACGGCGTGGTGACGCTCAAGGACGTGAAGCCCGAGGGTCTGGGTGAGGTGGTTGGCGCGGCGAAGAATGCCAAGGGGTTCCTCGACAAGTTTGTCACGTCTGTAGCCCAGCACCGGTGCTTCCAGCGGGAGTTGGACGGGTTGAGTACACAGGTGGCGTACTGA